From Caretta caretta isolate rCarCar2 chromosome 9, rCarCar1.hap1, whole genome shotgun sequence, one genomic window encodes:
- the LOC125643219 gene encoding uncharacterized protein LOC125643219, protein MTEPPPPPGAAHAWGGPGSPARGAAHGPGPRPAEGPPGGGRGAAARGAGVPGAGAALPAGAGGPRRLSPLWEEAAARELAGLAGAAGGGQREAASPETPLFRSFFAAECLAIARQLERPGPELSGIAAEPLPLEAPWSPLGERRAGGEPGAGGEPGAAGGRSPGATGAVLPAGPGGALPGKGAGDAERRGLPGLQARALSALNLTAELRGPARAGAPLGQTTFEISAAHPLGSTVTLAVERELLAEQSSLKDSEVDDLERSRSAYRTHELDIVSNESAVSVGSSSFATSTPLMGPAKFHFVTGSPLGDDLEQRDPNPSRRSMPRELTCPGQAGCKPAAPKLTRSPMPKCGNLPEESCGKVTLKPPQRGTALPVSSRSCTSAEGQAAVKSLPLAFTTPRTSRSLALASFESRRASRELLRAGLPPRSRGISLEGKATRLSLGNSRPSMQKAAATGKTSQGSNVETQPAAQLPASGTVKRSATKLPCSDKCPSSLRPPAKLPGLSSGSRPLLMGSRVSLGPGILCMSKEAGAPGTKLPTHQGTRIRLMKPRPSSVEHTNGTLQPACSLPTGYPGARSSPQDKETESVAKLGCNKLPVRRAATAAIPARAPHSRLRPTGRTTASPKRLPSPKRARLGKDTNSAAAAQALEPSGGEGLSVDTEDKPVGQNLPSAGGMAQSQAGGNSLAPLSSFLPDSALESGGAAPSMQLPGQLLSQELQRVRSELQRVKNELAARDAQCEAYRRTISSLEAQLRAGSLSEGWGEKQACALEGE, encoded by the exons ATGACGGAgccgccccccccgcccggggCCGCGCACGCGTGGGGCGGCCCGGGGAGCCCCGCGCGCGGCGCTGCCCACGGGCCCGGCCCCCGGCCGGCGGAGGGGCCCCCGGGGGGCGGGCGCGGGGCGGCGGCTCGGGGCGCCGGAGTCCCGGGCGCGGGGGCCGCGCtgccggccggggcgggggggccgcGGCGCCTGAGCCCGCTgtgggaggaggcggcggcgcgGGAGCTCGCCGGGCTCGCGGGAGCGGCGGGCGGCGGGCAGCGGGAGGCGGCTTCCCCCGAGACCCCGCTCTTCCGCAGCTTCTTCGCGGCCGAGTGCCTGGCCATCGCGCGGCAGCTGGAGCGGCCGGGCCCCGAGCTCTCCGGCATCGCGGCCGAGCCCCTGCCCCTGGAGGCGCCCTGGTCCCCGCTGGGGGAGCGTCGGGCGGGCGGCGAGCCCGGGGCGGGCGGCGAGCCCGGGGCGGCCGGCGGCCGGAGCCCGGGGGCCACAGGGGCGGTCCTGCCCGCCGGGCCCGGGGGAGCCCTGCCCGGGAAGGGCGCGGGAGATGCGGAGCGGAGGGGGCTGCCCGGCCTGCAGGCGCGGGCTCTGAGCGCCCTGAACCTGACCGCCGAGCTCCGGGGGCCGGCTCGGGCCGGCGCTCCCCTCGGGCAGACGACCTTCGAGATCTCCGCGGCGCACCCGCTTGGGTCGACCGTGACCTTGGCTGTGGAAAGGGAGCTACTGGCCGAGCAGTCAAGCCTCAAGGACTCGGAGGTCGATGATCTGGAGCGGAGCAGGTCTGCTTATAGAACCCACGAGCTGGACATCGTCTCCAACGAAAGCGCGGTCTCTGTAGGCTCCAGCTCCTTTGCGACCTCCACGCCGCTGATGGGACCCGCCAAGTTTCACTTTGTGACAGGTAGTCCCCTAGGAGATGACTTGGAACAGAGGGACCCAAACCCCTCTAGGCGTTCGATGCCCAGAGAGCTAACCTGCCCAGGTCAGGCTGGCTGTAAACCTGCAGCACCCAAGCTAACCCGGAGCCCCATGCCCAAGTGCGGGAACCTACCTGAAGAGTCCTGTGGCAAGGTCACTCTCAAACCACCTCAGAGGGGTACTGCATTGCCTGTGTCTTCTAGAAGCTGTACCAGTGCTGAAGGCCAAGCTGCTGTCAAATCACTGCCCCTGGCCTTTACCACCCCAAGAACAAGCAGGAGTCTGGCCCTCGCTTCCTTTGAATCTCGGAGAGCTTCTCGAGAGCTGCTGAGAGCAGGCCTGCCTCCAAGGAGCAGAGGCATCTCCTTGGAGGGGAAAGCAACAAGACTGTCTCTAGGTAACTCCCGACCCAGCATGCAGAAAGCAGCTGCCACTGGAAAAACAAGCCAGGGATCCAACGTGGAGACCCAGCCTGCTGCCCAa CTCCCTGCCAGCGGCACTGTGAAGCGGAGTGCTACAAAGCTACCTTGCAGTGACAAGTGCCCCTCATCCCTCCGGCCTCCTGCCAAACTTCCAGGACTCAGTAGCGGCAGCAGACCCTTGCTCATGGGATCCCGGGTTTCTCTGGGTCCAGGGATCCTCTGCATGAGCAAAGAGGCTGGAGCTCCTGGAACCAAACTCCCAACTCACCAAG GTACCAGGATAAGACTAATGAAGCCCAGACCCAGCAGCGTGGAGCACACCAATGGGACCCTGCAGCCAGCATGCTCTCTTCCCACTGGGTATCCAGGAGCCAGGTCCAGCCCCCAGGACAAAGAGACTGAAA GTGTCGCCAAACTTGGCTGCAACAAGCTGCCTGTTCGAAGGGCTGCCACTGCTGCGATTCCTGCCAGGGCTCCCCACTCCCGGCTGAGACCAACAGGGAGGACAACAGCCTCCCCCAAAaggctcccttcccccaagcGAGCTCGCCTAGGTAAAG ACActaactcagcagcagctgcacaaGCCCTGGAGCCCAGTGGAGGAGAAGGGCTCTCTGTAGACACTGAGGACAAACCTGTGGGGCAAAACTTACCCAGTGCAG GTGGAATGGCCCAGTCTCAGGCAGGTGGGAATTCCCTAGCTCCTCTCAGTAGTTTCCTCCCTGACTCTGCCCTGGAGAGTGGAGGTGCAGCGCCCTCTATGCAG CTTCCAGGTCAGCTGCTctcccaggagctgcagagagtaAGGAGTGAGCTGCAAAGAGTGAAGAATGAGCTTG CTGCAAGAGATGCCCAATGTGAAGCCTATCGAAGGACGATCTCCTCCCTGGAGGCTCAGCTGAGGGCAG gctccctctcggagggctggggagagaaacAGGCCTGTGCCTTGGAAGGCGAGTGA